In Devosia beringensis, a single window of DNA contains:
- a CDS encoding ABC transporter substrate-binding protein, which translates to MRRLIRLLLPALALLVSPAMAQPAPLPVLTVGVQESGTVQWEIDTIKRLGLDAEHGFELQLRPLADSRAGQIALQAGAVDVILSDFVWVSIQRNQGNAITMVPHSLAVGGLMLGPDSAIAGVDALKGKTIAVAGGPVDKSWVVLQAYYHKLTGANLVNDVTVNYGAPPLVNELLRDGRVAAGLNFWHFNARAKAAGLTELLSVADMLAALGVPEQPPLLGWTFAEATATSKGAALTAFLDASFSAKALLLSDDTAWEPLRDLMGATDDDALFTQLRDDYRAGIVSHYQPDQMDAAAQAFALMAEFGGSELVGETQTLAPGTFWQGYSK; encoded by the coding sequence GTGCGTCGATTGATCCGCTTGCTGCTGCCCGCTTTGGCGCTCCTGGTCTCCCCGGCCATGGCCCAGCCCGCTCCGCTGCCGGTCCTGACCGTCGGCGTCCAGGAAAGCGGTACCGTGCAGTGGGAGATCGATACCATCAAGCGGCTCGGCCTCGATGCCGAGCATGGCTTTGAGCTGCAACTGCGGCCGCTGGCCGATAGCCGCGCCGGCCAGATCGCGCTGCAGGCGGGCGCGGTGGATGTCATCCTCTCCGACTTCGTCTGGGTCTCGATCCAGCGCAATCAGGGCAATGCCATCACCATGGTACCGCACTCGCTGGCGGTGGGCGGTCTGATGCTGGGGCCTGACAGTGCCATTGCCGGGGTGGATGCGCTCAAGGGTAAGACCATTGCCGTGGCCGGTGGCCCGGTCGACAAGAGCTGGGTCGTGCTGCAGGCCTATTACCACAAGCTGACCGGAGCAAACCTGGTCAATGACGTCACCGTCAACTATGGGGCGCCCCCTTTGGTCAACGAACTGCTGCGCGACGGGCGGGTCGCGGCCGGGCTCAATTTCTGGCATTTCAACGCCCGCGCCAAGGCTGCCGGCCTCACCGAACTGCTCTCGGTGGCCGATATGCTGGCCGCTCTGGGCGTGCCCGAGCAGCCGCCGCTCCTGGGCTGGACCTTTGCCGAGGCGACCGCCACCAGCAAGGGCGCGGCCCTCACGGCCTTTCTCGACGCCTCCTTTTCGGCCAAGGCCCTGCTCTTGTCCGACGACACCGCCTGGGAGCCGCTACGCGACCTGATGGGCGCGACGGATGACGATGCGCTCTTCACCCAGTTGCGCGACGACTACCGCGCCGGCATTGTGAGCCACTACCAGCCCGACCAGATGGATGCGGCAGCACAGGCCTTTGCCCTCATGGCCGAATTCGGCGGCAGCGAACTGGTGGGTGAGACCCAGACCCTGGCGCCGGGCACCTTTTGGCAAGGCTACAGCAAATAG
- a CDS encoding aldehyde dehydrogenase, whose product MTDLGLLIDNVECQATGGGTFERNNPVTGELATRAAAATVDDALRAADAAAAAFPGWSKTSPGARRKILLAAADRLQARTDDFIAAMGAETGSTAGWAGFNVMLAADMLREAASLTTQITGEIIPSNRPGSTAYGIRQAAGVVLSIAPWNAPVILGVRSLATPLACGNTVVFKSSEICPRTHRLIADALLEAGLPPGVLNVVSNAPTDAPVLVEALIAHKAVRRVNFTGSTRVGRHIAELSARALKPALLELGGKAPLVVLDDADLDQAVAATAFGAFMNQGQICMSTERVVVDDKVADAFVTALAAKASSLKAGDPRAGNTPLGCLVDLSAAQRIDALIKDAVAKGARIVAGGSIEGTIMQATVVDGVTPGMKLYHDESFGPVVAIVRVSSLDEAVRVANDTEYGLSAAVFGRDVTRAMGVAARIESGICHINGPTVHDEAQMPFGGVKASGYGRFGGKAGIAEFTELRWITVQDGAIHYPI is encoded by the coding sequence ATGACCGATCTCGGCCTGCTCATCGACAACGTGGAATGCCAAGCCACTGGCGGCGGCACTTTCGAGCGCAACAATCCCGTCACCGGCGAACTGGCGACCCGCGCCGCCGCGGCAACGGTGGATGATGCGCTGCGCGCCGCCGACGCCGCCGCCGCGGCCTTTCCCGGCTGGAGCAAGACGTCCCCCGGCGCGAGGCGCAAGATCCTCCTCGCCGCCGCCGATCGCCTGCAGGCCCGCACCGACGATTTCATCGCCGCCATGGGCGCCGAGACCGGCTCGACCGCCGGCTGGGCCGGGTTCAACGTCATGCTCGCCGCCGACATGCTGCGCGAGGCCGCCTCGCTGACCACCCAGATCACCGGCGAGATCATCCCCTCCAACCGCCCCGGATCGACCGCCTATGGCATACGCCAGGCCGCCGGCGTGGTGCTCTCCATTGCGCCCTGGAACGCCCCGGTGATCCTGGGCGTGCGCTCGCTGGCCACGCCGCTGGCCTGCGGCAATACCGTGGTGTTCAAATCCAGCGAGATCTGCCCGCGCACCCATCGCCTTATTGCCGATGCGTTGCTCGAGGCCGGGCTGCCGCCCGGCGTGCTCAATGTCGTCTCCAATGCCCCCACCGATGCGCCCGTGCTGGTCGAGGCGCTGATCGCGCACAAGGCGGTGCGCCGCGTCAACTTCACCGGCTCGACCCGCGTCGGCCGCCACATTGCCGAACTGTCGGCCCGTGCCCTCAAGCCGGCTCTGCTCGAACTCGGCGGCAAGGCGCCGCTGGTCGTGCTCGACGATGCCGATTTGGATCAGGCCGTGGCCGCCACCGCCTTCGGCGCCTTCATGAACCAGGGCCAGATCTGCATGTCCACCGAACGCGTCGTGGTCGATGACAAGGTCGCCGACGCCTTCGTCACCGCCCTGGCCGCCAAGGCCTCCTCGCTCAAGGCAGGCGACCCGCGCGCCGGCAATACCCCGCTCGGGTGCCTCGTTGATCTCAGCGCCGCCCAGCGCATTGACGCCCTGATCAAGGATGCCGTCGCCAAGGGCGCCCGCATCGTCGCCGGTGGCAGCATCGAGGGCACCATCATGCAGGCCACCGTGGTCGACGGCGTCACCCCCGGCATGAAGCTCTATCACGACGAATCCTTTGGCCCCGTCGTGGCGATTGTCCGCGTCAGCAGCCTCGATGAAGCCGTGCGCGTCGCCAATGACACCGAATATGGCCTCTCGGCCGCCGTGTTCGGTCGCGACGTCACCCGCGCCATGGGCGTCGCCGCCCGCATTGAATCGGGCATCTGCCACATCAATGGCCCTACCGTGCACGACGAGGCGCAGATGCCCTTCGGCGGCGTCAAGGCCTCGGGCTATGGCCGCTTTGGCGGAAAGGCCGGCATTGCCGAATTTACCGAACTGCGCTGGATCACCGTCCAGGATGGCGCGATCCACTATCCGATCTGA
- a CDS encoding ABC transporter ATP-binding protein has translation MLSASRISLHYGKHLALDGVSIDVGESETVVVLGANGAGKSSLLKAIAGLLRPAPGARVNLAGTELVGLPAHRYVELGVALVPEGRGIFGDLTVAENLQLGAYAKPARPHEARQRALVLELFPRLGERQKQIARTMSGGEQQMLAIGRALMSCPRLLMLDEPSLGLAPIVTSELFTALGRIRETGIALLVVEQNVMASLAIAHRGYLMEAGRITGSGTADALRDDPAVQQAFLGAVTPAPFTNGVTP, from the coding sequence ATGCTTAGCGCCAGCCGGATTTCCCTGCATTACGGCAAGCACCTGGCGCTGGACGGCGTTTCCATAGACGTCGGCGAGAGCGAGACCGTGGTCGTGCTGGGCGCCAATGGCGCCGGCAAGTCCAGCCTGCTCAAGGCGATCGCGGGCCTGCTGCGGCCGGCCCCCGGCGCCCGCGTCAATCTTGCCGGCACCGAACTGGTCGGCCTGCCGGCACATAGATATGTCGAGCTGGGCGTGGCCCTGGTCCCCGAAGGGCGCGGCATCTTTGGCGATCTCACGGTCGCCGAAAACCTGCAGCTGGGCGCCTATGCCAAGCCGGCCCGGCCGCATGAAGCCCGCCAGCGCGCGCTGGTGCTCGAGCTCTTCCCTCGCCTGGGCGAGAGACAAAAGCAGATTGCCCGCACCATGTCGGGCGGCGAGCAGCAGATGCTGGCCATCGGCCGGGCGCTGATGAGCTGCCCGCGCCTGCTGATGCTCGACGAACCCAGCCTGGGCCTCGCGCCCATCGTTACCAGCGAGCTGTTCACTGCCCTTGGGCGCATCCGGGAAACTGGCATCGCCTTGCTGGTGGTCGAGCAGAACGTCATGGCGAGCCTGGCCATTGCCCATCGCGGCTATCTCATGGAGGCCGGCCGCATTACCGGCAGCGGCACCGCCGACGCCCTGCGCGACGATCCCGCCGTGCAGCAAGCCTTCCTGGGTGCCGTCACCCCCGCCCCCTTCACCAATGGAGTTACCCCATGA
- a CDS encoding ABC transporter ATP-binding protein encodes MTLLSLKHVTKRFGGLTAVNCLSFDLVEGETVGLLGPNGSGKTTALNMISGYLPLSDGAIALDGHAITRLGPARIAHRGVARTFQLVRALPSLSVGENVLAALAFRKQHVWGREATTQIEALLADVGLAGRASQPADSLTYIDLKRMELARALATDPRLLLLDEWLAGLNPTELRTGIDLIAALRQRGITILLVEHVMDAVRALCTRCIVMNAGGKIADGPTADVLADAEVIRAYLGNDHA; translated from the coding sequence ATGACCCTGCTCTCGCTCAAGCACGTCACCAAGCGCTTCGGCGGTCTCACGGCTGTGAACTGCCTCAGCTTCGATCTGGTCGAGGGTGAAACCGTCGGCCTGCTCGGTCCCAATGGCTCGGGCAAGACCACGGCACTCAACATGATCTCGGGCTATCTGCCCCTGTCCGACGGCGCCATCGCGCTCGACGGTCACGCCATCACCCGGCTCGGTCCCGCCCGCATTGCCCATCGCGGCGTCGCCCGCACCTTCCAGCTGGTACGCGCGCTGCCTTCGCTCAGCGTAGGCGAGAACGTGCTGGCCGCCCTGGCCTTCCGCAAGCAGCACGTTTGGGGCAGGGAAGCGACGACCCAAATCGAGGCCCTGCTGGCTGATGTGGGCCTGGCCGGTCGCGCCAGCCAGCCGGCCGACAGCCTTACCTATATCGACCTAAAGCGCATGGAACTGGCCCGCGCGCTGGCCACCGATCCGCGCCTGCTGCTGCTCGACGAATGGCTGGCCGGGCTCAACCCCACCGAATTGCGCACCGGCATCGACCTCATCGCAGCGCTTCGCCAACGCGGCATCACCATCCTGCTGGTGGAGCACGTCATGGATGCGGTACGAGCCCTCTGCACCCGCTGCATCGTCATGAATGCCGGCGGCAAGATCGCCGACGGTCCCACGGCCGACGTGCTGGCCGATGCCGAAGTAATCCGCGCCTATCTGGGGAACGACCATGCTTAG
- a CDS encoding branched-chain amino acid ABC transporter permease, which translates to MQLLLALVVLAALAFVPGLVGPYPLGLMIGILGYGVLATAWAMFSGPTRYISLATVAFFGLGAYTVAVLSETMPYPMVLLAAAGIGLVVALLVGLATLRLAGIYFVIFTFGLTELVRQLVTYYEVNVTRTLGRYVFLPLGPEHIYWQLLALLAATLAIAWWVRQSRIGLALRVIGDDPAVASHLGVRITATKLTLFSISCVIMTLAGAIQAPRWTYIEPSIVFNPTTSFLVVIMALLGGPNRLFGPLLGAIPLFLLFEWLSANFPNHYSIILGLLFIAIVFVLPNGVLAAGESLWARLTRKRVPA; encoded by the coding sequence ATGCAGCTCCTCCTCGCTCTCGTGGTCCTGGCGGCCCTTGCCTTTGTTCCCGGCCTGGTCGGTCCCTATCCGCTGGGCCTGATGATCGGCATTCTCGGCTATGGCGTGCTGGCCACGGCCTGGGCCATGTTCTCCGGCCCCACCCGCTATATCTCTCTGGCCACGGTCGCGTTCTTCGGCCTCGGCGCCTATACGGTTGCTGTCCTCAGCGAGACCATGCCCTATCCAATGGTCCTGCTGGCGGCGGCCGGTATCGGCCTTGTCGTCGCCCTGCTGGTGGGCCTGGCCACCCTGCGCCTGGCCGGCATCTACTTCGTCATCTTCACCTTCGGGCTGACCGAACTGGTGCGCCAGCTGGTCACCTATTACGAGGTCAATGTCACCCGCACCCTGGGGCGCTATGTCTTCCTGCCACTGGGCCCCGAGCACATCTACTGGCAATTGCTGGCCCTGCTGGCGGCGACGCTGGCCATTGCCTGGTGGGTGCGCCAGTCGCGCATCGGCCTGGCTTTGCGCGTCATCGGCGATGATCCGGCGGTCGCCAGCCATCTGGGCGTGCGCATCACCGCCACCAAGCTGACGCTGTTTTCCATCTCCTGCGTGATCATGACGCTGGCCGGCGCCATCCAGGCGCCACGATGGACCTATATCGAGCCTTCCATCGTGTTCAATCCAACCACTTCCTTCCTCGTCGTCATCATGGCCCTGCTCGGCGGCCCCAACCGGCTGTTCGGGCCGCTGCTGGGCGCCATCCCGCTCTTCCTGCTGTTTGAATGGCTCAGCGCCAACTTCCCCAACCACTATTCGATCATCCTGGGCCTGCTGTTCATCGCCATCGTCTTCGTGCTGCCCAATGGCGTACTCGCTGCCGGGGAGAGCCTCTGGGCCCGCCTGACCCGCAAGCGGGTGCCGGCATGA
- a CDS encoding branched-chain amino acid ABC transporter permease gives MLLSAILTGLVLGGTYALVAMGLTLQYGVARIMNLAYGDLIIAASFAAFVLFTALGVNPLLGMLIVLPAGFALSWVIYALLLQPLARRSRDRGRLEGDSILATFGLLFVIQGVALVLFGSGFMSYSFMAIPVDVFGTTIAANRLLALVLAVVFGLGLYLVLTRTRLGTVIRAVAANPASAPLVGINVDSVARLAFALGGALAAAGGVVVSMYLTFSATMGVIFTMKALIVVIMGGVGNLMGALAAGLILGLVETLVASFVDPGLTLAATYLMFLAVLVVRPQGLFGKAA, from the coding sequence ATGCTGCTCAGCGCCATTCTGACCGGCCTCGTTCTCGGGGGCACCTATGCCCTGGTGGCCATGGGCCTGACGCTGCAATATGGCGTCGCGCGCATCATGAACCTGGCCTATGGCGATCTTATCATCGCCGCCAGCTTCGCCGCCTTCGTGCTGTTCACCGCTTTGGGCGTCAACCCGCTGCTCGGCATGCTCATCGTGCTGCCCGCCGGCTTCGCGCTGAGCTGGGTGATCTATGCCCTGCTGCTGCAGCCGCTGGCCCGCCGCTCGCGCGATCGGGGCCGGCTGGAAGGCGACTCCATCCTCGCCACCTTCGGCCTGCTCTTCGTCATCCAGGGCGTGGCGCTGGTGCTCTTCGGCTCGGGCTTCATGAGCTATAGCTTCATGGCCATTCCGGTCGATGTCTTCGGCACGACCATTGCCGCCAACCGCCTGCTGGCTTTGGTCCTGGCCGTGGTCTTCGGCCTGGGCCTCTATCTGGTGCTGACCCGCACCCGGCTGGGCACCGTCATTCGCGCCGTCGCCGCCAACCCGGCTTCGGCGCCGCTGGTGGGCATCAATGTCGACAGTGTCGCCCGCCTCGCCTTTGCCCTGGGCGGGGCCCTGGCCGCCGCCGGCGGGGTGGTGGTGTCGATGTATCTGACCTTCTCGGCCACCATGGGCGTGATCTTCACCATGAAGGCGCTGATCGTGGTCATCATGGGGGGCGTCGGCAACCTGATGGGCGCGCTGGCTGCCGGGCTGATCCTGGGCCTGGTGGAAACGCTGGTTGCCAGCTTCGTCGATCCCGGCCTGACGCTGGCCGCCACCTATCTCATGTTCCTCGCCGTGCTCGTGGTGCGGCCGCAGGGCCTGTTCGGAAAGGCCGCCTGA
- a CDS encoding amino acid ABC transporter substrate-binding protein — translation MTTISRRTVLQGMGAGAVATALAGLPVLAQDRTAVRIGYAISKTGANAAGAGITTTPNYLLWVDDVNNAGGITLSKLGVTLPIEVTEYDDRSAAEETVRAIERLATQDNVDLILPTWGTGANLAAGPTFDRFAYPQLAATAVTDMAPQLAARWKHSFWMLGGGHDYANALVALLVTQRDAGTINNKVAIASVADGFGIDLSKAATPAFTEAGFELVYDKTYPLGTSDFAPIINEVAGLGADTFVAFSYPPDTFALTQQSVVANFSPKVFYLGVGTAFPIYPGIAGPNHDGVMGVGGIDPDSAELAAYFERHTALNGQAPDSWASAITYASLQMLQQAIERVGDIDREAITAELSSGEFDTVIGKVKLVHNQLRSLWTVGQWQEGKFVGLAHTERDGSREPVVPKPAWVPAA, via the coding sequence ATGACCACAATCAGCCGTAGAACCGTATTGCAGGGCATGGGCGCCGGCGCTGTCGCCACCGCACTGGCCGGCTTGCCGGTGCTGGCGCAAGACCGCACCGCCGTCCGCATCGGCTATGCCATTTCCAAGACGGGCGCCAACGCCGCCGGCGCCGGCATCACCACCACGCCGAACTATCTCTTGTGGGTCGACGACGTGAACAACGCCGGCGGCATCACGCTGAGCAAGCTGGGCGTCACGCTGCCCATCGAAGTCACCGAATATGACGACCGCTCCGCCGCCGAAGAAACCGTGCGCGCCATCGAGCGCCTCGCCACGCAGGACAATGTCGATCTGATCCTGCCCACCTGGGGCACGGGCGCCAACCTCGCCGCCGGTCCGACCTTTGACCGCTTCGCCTATCCCCAGCTGGCGGCCACGGCCGTGACCGACATGGCGCCGCAGCTGGCGGCGCGCTGGAAGCACAGCTTCTGGATGCTGGGCGGGGGCCACGATTATGCCAATGCCCTGGTCGCCCTGCTGGTCACCCAGCGCGACGCCGGCACGATCAACAACAAGGTCGCCATTGCCTCGGTCGCCGACGGCTTCGGCATCGACCTGTCCAAGGCCGCGACCCCGGCCTTCACCGAAGCCGGCTTCGAGCTGGTCTATGACAAGACCTATCCGTTGGGCACCTCCGACTTCGCGCCGATCATCAACGAGGTCGCCGGCCTGGGCGCAGACACCTTTGTCGCCTTCTCCTATCCGCCCGATACCTTCGCGCTGACCCAGCAGTCTGTCGTGGCCAACTTCAGCCCCAAGGTCTTCTACCTAGGCGTCGGCACCGCCTTCCCGATCTATCCGGGCATTGCCGGGCCCAATCATGACGGCGTCATGGGCGTGGGCGGCATCGACCCCGACAGCGCCGAACTCGCCGCCTATTTCGAGCGCCACACCGCGCTCAACGGCCAGGCGCCTGACAGCTGGGCCAGCGCCATCACCTATGCCAGCCTGCAAATGCTGCAGCAGGCCATCGAGCGCGTCGGCGACATCGACCGCGAGGCCATCACGGCCGAACTGTCCAGCGGCGAATTCGACACGGTGATCGGCAAGGTCAAGCTGGTCCACAACCAGCTGCGCAGCCTGTGGACCGTGGGCCAGTGGCAGGAGGGCAAGTTCGTCGGCCTCGCCCATACCGAGCGGGATGGGTCACGCGAACCCGTCGTGCCAAAGCCGGCCTGGGTTCCAGCGGCTTAA
- a CDS encoding AraC family transcriptional regulator has translation MLSNQQAAPPPGPGLTQDVEVAEVAGALSVMEWDFTAAKARLGAHGFVLASGRGMVQLGSTTTTIEAPCVLWLPSGLIGSVRLEAGARGMMMTVSDAALGRVVPASAIADPLRQAIDRPLLGIRIEAAAAGAIIADLEDMRHEARAELSGMREAIMSRLCLVLIAFWRLGGVTAPPQASPRVLVQGFMQLVELHARAQWRVADYARTMGISTDRLTTAIRRATGQSPLQLVHHRLLEEAETLLERSALQVSEIAEVLGFRDAGYFNRFFSRLKGISPGRYRQQQQQRRAGRDGSYAAWP, from the coding sequence ATGCTATCGAACCAGCAGGCGGCGCCGCCACCCGGCCCGGGGCTGACGCAGGATGTCGAAGTGGCGGAGGTCGCGGGGGCGCTCTCGGTCATGGAGTGGGATTTCACCGCCGCCAAGGCACGGCTGGGCGCGCATGGCTTCGTGCTGGCCTCAGGCCGGGGCATGGTGCAGCTGGGGAGCACGACGACCACCATCGAGGCGCCCTGCGTGCTGTGGCTGCCCAGCGGCCTCATCGGCAGCGTGCGGCTGGAGGCCGGCGCGCGCGGCATGATGATGACGGTATCGGACGCGGCGCTGGGCCGGGTGGTGCCAGCCAGCGCCATTGCCGATCCCCTGCGCCAGGCCATCGACCGGCCACTGCTCGGCATCCGCATCGAGGCTGCTGCTGCCGGCGCCATCATCGCCGATCTCGAGGACATGCGGCACGAGGCGCGCGCCGAACTGTCCGGCATGCGCGAGGCGATCATGAGCCGGCTCTGCTTGGTGCTGATCGCCTTCTGGCGGCTTGGCGGCGTCACGGCGCCGCCGCAGGCCTCGCCGCGCGTGCTGGTGCAGGGCTTCATGCAGCTGGTCGAGCTGCATGCGCGGGCGCAGTGGCGGGTGGCCGACTATGCCCGCACCATGGGGATCTCCACCGACCGGCTGACCACGGCGATCCGTCGCGCCACCGGGCAGTCACCGCTGCAGCTGGTGCATCACCGGCTGCTGGAAGAGGCCGAGACGCTGCTGGAACGCTCGGCGCTGCAGGTCAGCGAGATAGCAGAGGTGCTGGGCTTTCGCGACGCGGGCTATTTCAACCGCTTCTTTTCCCGCCTCAAGGGCATCTCGCCCGGGCGATACCGCCAGCAGCAACAGCAGCGGCGGGCAGGCCGGGATGGTTCCTATGCGGCGTGGCCGTAA
- a CDS encoding cytochrome b, with translation MDHPQSAGYSSLQIGLHWLIAALIFFQLVFGESMVAATEAAEEGEALGGTDAALATAHYWVGLSVLALVALRFAIRLRQGVPAPIDENPLLVLAAKATHWLFYALLVVVPVTGLLAVYVNPEVGEIHQLAKPAFVILIVLHAGAALFHHFVLRDATLRRMLVPAAIK, from the coding sequence ATGGACCACCCACAATCCGCCGGTTATTCCTCGCTTCAGATCGGGCTGCACTGGCTGATCGCCGCCCTGATCTTCTTCCAGCTGGTCTTTGGCGAGAGCATGGTCGCCGCCACCGAAGCGGCTGAAGAGGGGGAGGCCCTTGGCGGCACCGATGCCGCTCTGGCCACCGCCCATTACTGGGTCGGCCTTTCGGTACTGGCTCTCGTTGCGCTGCGTTTCGCCATCCGCCTGCGTCAGGGCGTTCCTGCGCCAATTGACGAAAATCCCCTGCTTGTCCTGGCAGCCAAGGCAACCCACTGGCTGTTCTACGCGCTGCTCGTCGTGGTGCCCGTCACCGGTCTGCTGGCTGTCTATGTCAATCCTGAAGTCGGCGAGATCCATCAACTGGCCAAGCCAGCCTTCGTCATCCTGATCGTGCTGCATGCCGGCGCCGCCCTGTTCCATCATTTCGTGCTGCGCGACGCCACACTCCGCCGCATGCTGGTGCCTGCCGCGATCAAGTAG
- a CDS encoding alpha/beta fold hydrolase codes for MSLVERHSITTLGQGEKTMIFVHGYGCDQNIWRLLTPYFKQTHTLVLYDQAGSGKADPAAYDKTRHASLEGYADDLIAISQMLGRGPLIVVAHSVGATIALLAARRRPELFDQLVLIGPSPCYLNDGDYAGGFDRAGLEEILEFLQINLVGWSAQMAPVIMGNPERPELAAELEASFCRNDPVIAHLFARVAFLSDHRAALAAVATPALILQSDDDVIAPVTVGTYMHTVMPDAELVILQSAGHCPHVSAPDLVAAAMRDYLAA; via the coding sequence ATGTCGCTGGTTGAACGGCACAGCATCACCACGCTTGGCCAGGGCGAAAAGACCATGATCTTTGTGCACGGCTATGGGTGCGACCAGAACATCTGGCGGTTGCTGACGCCCTATTTCAAGCAGACCCATACCCTGGTGCTCTACGACCAGGCCGGTTCCGGCAAGGCGGACCCGGCCGCCTATGACAAGACCAGACATGCCAGTCTTGAGGGCTATGCCGACGACCTGATTGCGATCAGCCAGATGCTCGGTCGCGGCCCGCTGATCGTTGTCGCCCACAGCGTGGGCGCCACGATTGCCCTGCTGGCCGCCAGGCGGCGGCCGGAACTGTTCGACCAGTTGGTCCTTATCGGCCCCTCGCCATGCTACCTCAATGATGGCGACTATGCCGGCGGCTTCGACCGCGCCGGGCTCGAGGAGATCCTCGAATTCCTGCAGATCAATCTCGTCGGCTGGTCGGCGCAGATGGCCCCGGTCATCATGGGCAATCCGGAACGGCCCGAGCTCGCCGCCGAACTCGAAGCCAGCTTCTGCCGGAATGACCCGGTGATCGCCCATCTGTTTGCCAGGGTCGCCTTCCTCTCCGACCACCGGGCTGCGCTGGCCGCGGTGGCAACGCCAGCGCTGATCCTGCAAAGCGACGATGATGTGATCGCGCCTGTCACGGTGGGGACCTATATGCACACCGTCATGCCCGATGCCGAACTGGTCATCCTGCAGTCGGCCGGCCACTGTCCCCATGTGAGCGCTCCCGACCTGGTGGCCGCTGCTATGCGCGACTACCTGGCGGCATAG